In the genome of Erwinia sp., the window CCGCTGGCCGCCGCTAAGGAAAGCCGGTAACCCGGCTTCTTCCGGTGCCTACTTTGTCCCCGTTGTCAGCGGTGTTCACTTTTGCTGTGACTGACGCTGCCCTGTTCCGGTCCGTAAACAAGGGTCGGCTGAAGCCTGATGCCAGCACCCGTTCGCACTCCCTCCCTTTGGTCAGTCGCTTGCGCTGCGGCTTTGTCATCTCCCTTGTTTCCTTCCCTGAGAGAACAGGGCGGTCATGTGTCACAGCAACGTGCTCCCCGCCTTCCGGAAACGGAAAAAGAGGACACCAGAAAGAAGCCGAAGGAGGCCATCATGACCGTGAACGCAGTGACCATTTCCCAGACTGAACTGGTAACACGTATTGAAATTACCCATCCACGCCAGCGCTTGGTGTTCGTGCCGCGCCTATTTGCCACAGCTTTGGGTGAGCAGATGGTGCAGGCATTTCTGAAAAGACACAGCAACTACGACGGTGGCATGTGGCAATTCTGGGAAGTGCCGCGCGGTATTAGCGGCCAT includes:
- a CDS encoding hypothetical protein (ID:LKCDNKCA_00162;~source:Prodigal:2.6) produces the protein MTKPQRKRLTKGRECERVLASGFSRPLFTDRNRAASVTAKVNTADNGDKVGTGRSRVTGFP